ACAGAAGGGCTAAGGAATTCCGGCCATCGCGCGGCCCTTGATTCTAGTTGCGACCACCCCCGATGATCAAACGAAATCCTGGCTCCAGCCGTTCCTCCTCAAAACCGACCAACCCCCACCAATTACCACTCCTGTGACACCCTGTCACACTCCGCCACTCGTCCGCAAATCCTCACCACCCCGCCTTCAGCCTCCAGAGAGGAAACAATCACGAGTTTGGGATGGACCATATTTGCATCGTAAGGAGACGGGTGTGATTCCGTACGTGGCTGGGGTGAGGAATTCGTTTAAAAGATGTAAATGCAGATGTGAGGTAGTTGCTCGAGGAGTCCTGCGAACTGGCAAATAGATAATGCGTCCAAATGTCACAAAAGTACAGTGGACAGCAATCGAAACCTTGAATCCACGAGAATTTCACACTACAACACTAAAAGTTAGTGACCAAGGGCCAATCAACGCGCTTCATACTCATTTTTTATTGCGAATTCTCGCTCGCATTGAACTATGGCCAACGCAATTATTTCTCTGAAGATTCGTTGAGCTTAGTAAATGAATGATTTTTGTTCCTGCGCAACCCTATACAAGCATCAAAGAGCCTAAAACTCTAACGCAAATTATCCCCACAAAAAAGGACGCGTAATGGCTACGATTGATGGAATTCAAATCTCGCGAGAAGGTATCGGTCATGCAATTGCCGACAACTATCTCGCAGTGCCGGTTTATCAACGTTCCTATGCGTGGGAGGAATCACATGTGGAGGACCTGTTTCACGATCTGGCGACAGCAATCGCAAATTCTGAGAGCGAGTATTTTCTGGGTTCAATAGTGGTGACGAATGATCCAAACGGTATTCCAGAGGTGGTGGATGGTCAGCAGCGACTCGCTACTACTATCGTACTCCTTGCCGCAATTAGGGATTATTTTTCCAACAACAAGGATCAAAAGCGGGCTGATGGGATTGAGCATAAGTTTCTGATGTCAACAGACCTGCGCAGTCAGGAAATAGTTCCTAGGATGAAACTGAATGAGACCGATAACGACTACTTCAAGAGTCGGGTCCTGCTTAAGCCGGACGATCCGGTACGCAAAGAGCATCAGAAGGCCATACCCAACAAAGACTCTCATCGTAAACTGCATGCTGCGGCAAAAATTGCAGCACAGCAGGTGAATAATATTGTCAAGCAATACAAAGAGTCTGATCGTGGAGACAGATTGATCGATTGGGTGGATTACCTTTGTGAGAAGGCGCGTGTAATTTGGGTGACAGTACCTGATCATTCAAATGCATTCGTAATTTTTGAAACACTGAATGATCGCGGGCTTGAGCTTTCAATCTCCGACCTTCTAAAAAATTATCTGTTCGGACGATCTGGCGATCGAATCAAGGAGGTGCAGCAACGATGGGCATCAATGACTGGCGCTCTAGAGACAGTAAGCAGTGAGGGAATTAGCGTACTTTATATTAAACACTTGTGGGCTTCTATGTATGGACCCGTAAGAGAAAAGCACTTGTATACAAAGATACGCGAGCAAGTTAAGAATAAGCAAGGTGCGATTGACTTAGCTACTAATCTTTCTGAGAATGCCACTTGCTATGCGGCTATTCTCAATCCTAGTCACGAGCTTTGGAACTCGTATGGTACTAGTGCCCGAAAGCATGTCGAAACACTTCGATCTCTGCGTGCAGAGCAATTGAGACCTTTGGTTCTTGCTGTTGTGAAGTCCTTTTCTGAAAATGAAGCAAAAAAAGCCCTGAAGCTTTTCGTGTGCTGGGCCGTAAGGTTTCTAATTGTCGGTGGGCACGGAGGCGGTGTGATGGAAAAGGCCTATGCAGAGCGAGCTTTGGAGGTTCGAAACGATTCTATCAAAAACACTAAGCAACTTGCCAAGGCTATGCTTGAGGTAATTCCATCCGATGCTGCTTTTGAGTCAGCCTTTGCTAGTGCCCGAGTTTCCCAGGCGAATCTTGCCCGCTACTATCTCCGTGCGATTGAATTGAAGAAACGAAAAGTTGCAGAGCCTGAACTAGTTCCGAATTCCGAAGAAGAAGTCATTAATCTTGAGCACGTGCTGCCAGCGACCCCGCAGACGAAATGGAAGGGTTTTACTCCCGAAATTGCTGATGCATATTACAAGCGTATTGGCAATCTTTGCCTTCTTAAGGCGACGGCAAATTCCCTTATAGGGAACTCGCCATTCTCTCAAAAGGTCAAGGTGTATGCCCAGTCCGAATTTGAGCTAACATCTTCTATTTCTAAAAATAATGAGTGGACTGTCGATACAATAGCTAAGCGGCAACTGGAACTTGCTAAGCTGGCAGTAGAAACGTGGCCTATAGTAGTCAAGTAATGATGTTGGGCTTAAATCAGTTTTAACTGTCAGGTACGAGCTTACCTGGCCGACTGGATGAAGAGAAACTTGTAGATGGTCTTTTAGGAGCCTACGAAAACGTCGATCCAGTATTTGTCGGAGTTGTCGTCCCAGCGTACGACAGCTTGTGCACCGCGAAGCCACAGCTCGAGCTGCGGCTGATAGGGATCGAGGCGACGAATCTCGTCGGGGCAAAATGGCGTGAGGCAATATCCTTGGACTTCAAAGCTCGCCGCGAGGGTATACAGCGCTTCCCGAAGAAAGTGCATCGCTTCGCTCTCCGGGCCCCGTCCGTCGAAGGCAAAGCCAATGTAGAGATCCCCCAATTCTTCGACCAAGGGAGCCGCCTGCTGAGATTCTTCGCGGGTGATGGCCCGTCTTTTTATATGGACGGGGTAGCTGGGAGGATCGATTTCGCAGCACTCGCATCCCCGCGCGATCGACTCGGTCACCAAGGCACGCAGCTCGTCGTCGGTGGAGTCGACGGGGGCGGGTATCAGATAGATGCCATCGTATTGTTTCGCAGCATCGATGCAGCGTGTGACCCGCGCAAGTAGCTCGTCGCCACAAGGGAGCGGCGCGAAGGCGCTCGCTAAGCGATCGGGATAACGCCGGAGATCTGCCAGAACGCCAGCCATATCGTCCGGTTCGTTGAACGGTGGTAGGTCGGGCTCGTCGAGCAGTCGGTGCCAAAGAGCAAGCCATTCACGGACCGATTCTTCAGCCATGTTGCCAGCGCTTTCATTCTCCACGAAGGGATTGTCGAACGAGCCCGGTCTCGTTCGAGCCCAGCAGATTTCACGCGTGGCGTTTATTCTGCAGATCGTGGGTGGGGAGTCAATGAAATAGCAGCGACGCGCAGGCTTGCTCTGGGAGGGGCCTTGGTCGACTTCGTCAAACCCGGTAGCGGACCTACCGAGGGTATCCTGCAGTAGGTCCGGCTGCACCGGACAAGAGGTGCTATGAGAGCAAATCCCAATTCTTGTAGGTCAGGTACTCTGTACCTGACAGATCTTGGTCCCTGGCTATAACAAGAAGTGTTAGGCTCTCATTAAAAAATCACAATTGAGGCCCCGTCTTTTGTCAGGTACGGAGTACCTGACCTACCAATACTATCCCGACCGGTGGCGACCGAGCGGACACTCGTGTTTTGATCCCAGGTTGCTCGCAGTCTGGGCCGACGAAGTCGGCAAGAGGCGATTAAGTAGCAAGCCTCTTGTGAACCCAGTTTGCGAGCAAACTGGGGTGAAGAGGAGCGGGAGAAGATGGTCTGCACCGGTGGCTTCAGCTTTGTAGGACCGGCTGCACTGGACAAGAGGCGCAAGGCAGGGCCAAAACAGCGTTGAACTGCGCCGAGCACCGGCACCCTGTCCAGGAAGCCAGAAACGCCACACGAGAATGGCACGCCTTAGCGCTGTCAGGTTCCCTTTGGGCACCTGACCTACGCGTCGGTGTAGCGATCAATATCATGTTCAATGGGTGCCCAGCGAGTTTTGTCAGGTACGGAGTACCTGACCTACCAATGCTAAAACGCCACACGAGAAAGGCATGCCTTAGCGCCGTCTGGTTCCCTGCGGGCACCAGACCTACATTATTAAAACGATCTAATAAGATATTAGAAGGTTGGTGGTTAGGAGGTGTGTGTTATAGAGGTTTAATGGTTGTTAGATGTGGGTAGAAGACTGGAATTGGTCTTTGTAGGATTTGCGGCCGAGGAGCCGATTCCAATCTTTAAGGATTCGCTTTTGGTTGAGCGAAGGGAGGAGGGAGGGACCGCTTGAGAGGATCACGCTGCTGCCGACCGTCAGGCGCTGCTGGTTCTTGAAGTAGGCGGTGTGCGAGCAGGCGGAGCAGCAGACCATTTGATGCTCGATGTAGATCCCTGGGCTGCGCCAGGGGGAAGGGTTCTCGCCGTCGTCGGACTCGGGAAAGGTGGCGTAGGTGCCAACCAGCGAGAGATGGGTTTGGGCGGCGAGGCGAAACGCGCGGGGCCAGATCTCGCTGTCGAGGAAGTCGATATCGAGGGCGTCCCAGTGGGGGACATGGCCGACCGGTAGCGCGGCGAAGAGGGTCTCGCGAATCCCCAGCAGAAGCCCGAAGCTGTACTGGCTGGGGTTCTGCCACGAGTGCTTTTTGAGGAGGGTGCGAACGGCGCGGGAAACGATCAGCATGACGGGGCTACCTTCTCGGAGATCTGGCCACGGACCAAAGGTGTCCGGGTGCAGAGAGGAGGAGCGCGCGGCGAGGGAGGTTCGCGCAGCACTTCGCCGCAGAAGTCGCCACCCCCGCGCGAGGGGCGCGCGTGAACTCGCGCTTTGTGCGCTTTGGCGCGCGCGAGCGCAATAAAAAAGGTTCGCGCGAGGAATGAAGCTCGCGCGAACCTAGGGATGATGGCGAAACAGGATAAATGTGCGGGGGAGGTGCCTGAGGGTGACAGCCGACCGGCGGTCGACCCATCGAGCGAAGTTTATTCGTAGTGCGAGAAGGTGTCGTCGCTGATCGGGCTTTCGGCGATCCGTCCGAGTTCGTCGTTGCTGCGACGCTGTCCGACGCTGTGCCAAGGGCTCACTTCCGACAGTTCGGGCATGATTTCGGCCAGTTGCTGAACGAGGTTCTCGGCCATTCGCTGCGTTTGCGGCGTGGTGGCGGTTTCGAGGATCGCGGCGGCAGTTTTCATGACGCGGACGAGCTGAGCTCGCTGCATCACGGGGCGGCTAAGTGGTTCAGCCGACTCACTTAAGAGCTCGCCTACAGGAACGTCGAGCGCTTCCTGCCAGCGGTAGAGATCGCTCAATTTCAGGTCGGTGGTGGCCTGTTCTTGAGCTCGTACCTGGCGGATATCGCAGCCCAAATGGCGGGCGGCGCTACGCAGGGACATGCCTTGCAAACGACGGACTTCTTGGATGCGGTGCATCACCTGGCCTTTGGCCGGCGATGGTGATCCGAGAGGGGCCTCGTCGAGACTAAACAAACTAAGTTCTACAGTT
This window of the Pirellula staleyi DSM 6068 genome carries:
- a CDS encoding DUF262 domain-containing protein, with the translated sequence MATIDGIQISREGIGHAIADNYLAVPVYQRSYAWEESHVEDLFHDLATAIANSESEYFLGSIVVTNDPNGIPEVVDGQQRLATTIVLLAAIRDYFSNNKDQKRADGIEHKFLMSTDLRSQEIVPRMKLNETDNDYFKSRVLLKPDDPVRKEHQKAIPNKDSHRKLHAAAKIAAQQVNNIVKQYKESDRGDRLIDWVDYLCEKARVIWVTVPDHSNAFVIFETLNDRGLELSISDLLKNYLFGRSGDRIKEVQQRWASMTGALETVSSEGISVLYIKHLWASMYGPVREKHLYTKIREQVKNKQGAIDLATNLSENATCYAAILNPSHELWNSYGTSARKHVETLRSLRAEQLRPLVLAVVKSFSENEAKKALKLFVCWAVRFLIVGGHGGGVMEKAYAERALEVRNDSIKNTKQLAKAMLEVIPSDAAFESAFASARVSQANLARYYLRAIELKKRKVAEPELVPNSEEEVINLEHVLPATPQTKWKGFTPEIADAYYKRIGNLCLLKATANSLIGNSPFSQKVKVYAQSEFELTSSISKNNEWTVDTIAKRQLELAKLAVETWPIVVK
- a CDS encoding helix-turn-helix transcriptional regulator, whose amino-acid sequence is MATVELSLFSLDEAPLGSPSPAKGQVMHRIQEVRRLQGMSLRSAARHLGCDIRQVRAQEQATTDLKLSDLYRWQEALDVPVGELLSESAEPLSRPVMQRAQLVRVMKTAAAILETATTPQTQRMAENLVQQLAEIMPELSEVSPWHSVGQRRSNDELGRIAESPISDDTFSHYE